In one window of Opitutus sp. GAS368 DNA:
- a CDS encoding Do family serine endopeptidase codes for MKSKSVALLFALATSILGLTVGLLAADKAADKAAPKTATPLKKPTLKIDASPIGEVKGLVTSYADVLEAIRPAVVSVTSSKMVRQQVPEFLRQFGAQGREQKQSGLGSGVIISTDGFIITNNHVVEEADELKVFLNDDREFIAKVIGTDPKTDVAVIKIEAENLPAATLADSSKLRVGDVVFAIGNPLGVGQTVTMGIISATGRKVGILDEVGGYEDFIQTDAAINQGNSGGALIDARGRLVGINSAIISTSQGNIGIGFAIPINLASSIMHSLIDTGTVARGYMGVGTDPNPLTPDLAESFGLPKDTKGVVVTDLNPADGPAAKAGLKREDIITAIDGKAVASRDDLRMIVAQTAPGTKVTVKYYRDGKPQSAEITLGKLPDENAPTGELVSGVSVSPLTDDLRKELRIDDRVEGVVITEIATNSPYRETFPQGAVIEQLNRAPVTDLASAKRALRDGRNIALIFYRGVYRYVMFNTR; via the coding sequence ATGAAATCCAAGTCGGTTGCCCTGCTCTTTGCGCTCGCCACTTCCATCCTCGGCCTGACCGTCGGCCTCCTTGCCGCGGACAAAGCCGCCGACAAGGCGGCTCCCAAGACCGCGACGCCGCTCAAGAAACCCACGCTGAAGATCGACGCCTCGCCGATCGGCGAGGTCAAGGGCCTCGTCACCAGCTACGCCGATGTCCTCGAGGCCATCCGCCCCGCCGTGGTCTCGGTCACCTCCAGCAAGATGGTGCGGCAGCAGGTGCCGGAGTTTCTCCGCCAGTTCGGCGCGCAGGGCCGCGAGCAGAAGCAGAGCGGGCTCGGGTCGGGCGTCATCATCTCCACCGACGGCTTCATCATCACCAACAACCACGTCGTCGAGGAGGCGGACGAACTCAAGGTGTTCCTGAATGACGACCGCGAGTTCATTGCCAAGGTGATCGGCACCGACCCCAAGACCGACGTGGCCGTCATCAAGATCGAGGCCGAGAACCTGCCCGCCGCCACGCTGGCGGACAGCAGCAAGCTCCGCGTCGGCGACGTGGTCTTCGCCATCGGCAACCCGCTCGGCGTCGGCCAGACGGTCACGATGGGCATCATCTCCGCCACCGGCCGCAAGGTGGGCATCCTCGACGAGGTGGGCGGCTACGAGGACTTCATCCAGACCGACGCCGCCATCAACCAGGGCAACTCCGGCGGCGCGCTCATCGACGCCCGCGGCCGCCTCGTCGGCATCAACTCCGCCATCATCTCCACCTCCCAGGGCAACATCGGCATCGGCTTCGCCATCCCGATCAACCTGGCGAGCAGCATCATGCACAGCCTGATCGACACCGGCACCGTGGCCCGCGGCTACATGGGCGTCGGCACCGACCCCAACCCCCTGACGCCGGACCTCGCCGAGTCCTTCGGCCTGCCCAAGGACACCAAGGGCGTGGTGGTCACCGATCTCAACCCGGCCGACGGCCCGGCGGCCAAGGCCGGCCTCAAGCGCGAGGACATCATCACCGCCATCGACGGCAAGGCCGTCGCCTCGCGCGATGACCTGCGCATGATCGTCGCGCAGACCGCCCCGGGCACCAAGGTGACGGTCAAGTATTACCGGGATGGCAAGCCCCAGAGCGCGGAGATTACCCTGGGCAAGCTGCCGGATGAGAACGCGCCCACCGGCGAGCTGGTCTCCGGCGTGTCGGTCTCGCCCCTGACCGACGACTTGCGCAAGGAACTGCGGATCGATGACCGCGTCGAAGGCGTCGTCATCACCGAGATCGCGACCAATTCGCCTTACCGTGAGACCTTCCCGCAGGGTGCGGTCATCGAGCAGCTGAACCGCGCGCCCGTGACCGACCTGGCCTCCGCCAAGCGCGCGCTCCGCGACGGCCGCAACATCGCCCTGATTTTCTACCGCGGGGTTTACCGCTATGTGATGTTCAACACCCGGTAA
- the pyrE gene encoding orotate phosphoribosyltransferase — MDAVQQEVTDIFIRTKALLQGHFILRSGLHSGHFFQCAQVCQDMPAVERLGTLLKQKLGALAYDTVLAPAMGGLVIGQEVARQSRCRFIFAEKENNVLVLRRGFTFKPGEKVLVVEDVITRGGRVQECLDIVKKHGGTAVAVAVMVDRSAGQARFDVPCLSLLTMSYPTYPADQVPPEMAKIPATKPGS, encoded by the coding sequence ATGGACGCCGTTCAACAGGAGGTCACCGACATCTTCATCCGCACCAAGGCGCTGCTACAGGGGCATTTCATCCTGCGCTCGGGGCTGCACAGCGGGCATTTCTTCCAATGCGCGCAGGTCTGCCAGGACATGCCGGCCGTGGAGCGCCTCGGCACCCTGCTCAAGCAGAAGCTCGGCGCGCTGGCCTACGACACCGTGCTGGCGCCGGCCATGGGCGGGCTGGTCATCGGCCAGGAAGTCGCGCGGCAGTCCAGGTGCCGGTTCATCTTCGCCGAGAAGGAAAACAACGTCCTCGTGCTGCGCCGCGGCTTCACCTTCAAGCCGGGCGAGAAGGTCCTCGTGGTCGAGGACGTCATCACCCGCGGCGGCCGCGTGCAGGAGTGCCTCGACATCGTGAAAAAGCACGGCGGCACGGCCGTCGCGGTCGCCGTGATGGTCGACCGCAGCGCCGGCCAGGCCAGGTTTGATGTGCCCTGCCTTTCGCTGCTCACGATGAGCTACCCCACCTATCCGGCCGACCAGGTGCCGCCGGAGATGGCGAAGATCCCCGCCACCAAGCCGGGGAGCTAG
- a CDS encoding MBL fold metallo-hydrolase codes for MQPSLDKPALEDELGDVLEKAARNVPLSIESLALAAKVDYGRLRDALDYRPDLTTQEVGRLAAVLNLNEVGLNALAQGLYPLPAATGLTFQLHPLRMPYGVGVANAYLVSAGGDSAILFDTGASHAELHRAWPAEIQRLDAVFVTHYEAEHIGGLEVVLRESELGHFHGPPNGRWPECRGLGEGQRVRVGDFNITAFSTPGHAAEHNCYLVEFATHPAGPALLISGDLIFAGSLGGGYFCCQRQLTHSGRIMGLLADDTVIAPGHGPLTTAANERRFNPFLAR; via the coding sequence ATGCAACCCTCCCTCGACAAGCCCGCGCTCGAAGACGAGCTGGGGGACGTCCTCGAGAAGGCCGCGCGCAACGTGCCGCTGTCGATCGAAAGCCTGGCGCTGGCGGCCAAGGTGGACTACGGCCGGCTGCGCGACGCGCTGGACTACCGGCCGGACCTCACCACGCAGGAAGTCGGCCGGCTGGCCGCCGTGCTCAACCTCAACGAGGTCGGGCTGAACGCCCTCGCGCAGGGCCTTTATCCGCTGCCCGCTGCGACGGGGCTGACGTTCCAGCTGCATCCGCTGCGCATGCCTTATGGCGTCGGCGTGGCGAACGCCTACCTGGTCAGCGCGGGCGGCGACAGCGCGATCCTCTTCGATACCGGGGCGAGCCATGCCGAGTTGCACCGGGCCTGGCCGGCGGAGATCCAGCGGCTCGACGCGGTGTTCGTCACGCACTACGAGGCCGAGCACATCGGCGGGCTCGAGGTGGTGCTGCGCGAAAGCGAGCTGGGGCATTTCCACGGTCCGCCCAACGGCCGCTGGCCGGAGTGCCGCGGGCTGGGCGAGGGGCAGAGGGTCCGGGTGGGGGATTTCAATATCACGGCCTTCAGCACCCCGGGACATGCCGCGGAGCACAACTGTTACCTGGTGGAGTTCGCGACGCATCCGGCCGGACCGGCGCTGCTGATCTCGGGAGACCTGATTTTCGCGGGCTCGCTGGGCGGAGGCTATTTCTGCTGCCAGCGGCAGCTCACGCATTCCGGACGCATCATGGGCCTGCTGGCCGATGACACCGTGATCGCACCCGGGCACGGCCCGCTGACCACCGCCGCCAACGAGCGGCGCTTCAACCCGTTTCTCGCCCGCTAG